GTCGGAGGCCGCGATGCGGGAAAAGCCATCAAATGATCGCGAGCGATTACATTTCCTTTCGTGTTCTGGTCGTTAACGGTTAACCGTTAACGGTTTACCGTTAACTCGCCCTAGTCTTTATGCTAAAGCTCGGCATCGTCGGCCTCCCCAACGTCGGCAAATCCTCCCTGTTCAACGCCCTCACGGCCGCCAAGGCCGAGGCCGCGAACTATCCGTTCTGCACCGTTGAGCCGAACGTCGGAATGGTGGAGGTCCCCGATTCGCGGCTCGACGCACTGGCCGTCATCGTGCAGCCGGAGCGCACCGTGCCCGCCGTCGTCCAGTTCGTGGACATCGCGGGTCTCGTCAAAGGCGCATCCCAGGGTGAGGGACTCGGTAACAAATTTCTCACGAACATCCGCGAGACCGACGCGATTGTGCACGTCGTCCGCTGCTTTGACGATCCCGACGTCACGCACGTGATGGGCGCCGTGGATCCGGTGCGCGACCGTGAAGTGATCGAGTTCGAGCTAGCACTCGCCGATCTCGGCTCCGTCGAAAAGCGGTTGGAGAAATCCAAGCGCGCCGCGCGCATTGGCGAAAAAGAAGCGATCGCCGAACTCCCCGCGCTCGAGAAAGCCAACGCCGCACTCGCCGAAGGCAAGGCACTCTGGCACGTGTCGCTCACGGACGAAGAGCGTGCCCTGCTCTCCACACTGCAACTGCTCACGCTCAAGCCGATTCTCTACGCGGCGAACGTGACCGACGCCGAACTCGCGGGCGATGAAGGCGCGTACGTCACGGCGCTGCGCGCGGCGATTGCCGCCGACCACGAGCCCGCTGAGGTCGTCACCTTCTCGGCGAAGATCGAAGGCGAGCTCGCCGATCTCGCGCCGGATGACCGCAAGGAATTCCTGCAGTCGCTTGGCATTGAGTCCGCTGGCCTCGACCGATTGATTCGCGGCGGCTATCACCTGCTCGGCCTCGAGACGTATTTCACGGCCGGCGAAAAAGAAGTCCGCGCGTGGACGATTCACCACGGCGACACGGCCCCCAAGGCAGCCGCGGTGATTCACACCGATTTTGAGCGCGGCTTCATTCGCGCCGAGACGGTGAGCTACGCCGATTTCATTGCGAACGGTGGCTGGAAGGGCGCCAAGGAAAAAGGCGTCGTGCGCAGCGAAGGCAAGGAGTACATCGTGCAGGATGGTGATGTGCTGCTGTTCCGCTTCAACGTCTAGCCAACCGCTGGGCGTCGCGGGAATCATCGGCCGGTCAGAGCGCGAGCAGCGTCCTCACACGTTCGTCCGTCGCGCTCACAGACTCCCACGTGCCCTCGGCGAGCACGACGCCGTCGTCGAGTACCACCACGTGGTCGGCCGCGCGCGCCACGCGGAGCCGGTGCGAGACGATCACGACGGTCATGCGCGGAAGGAGCGCGCGGAGCGACTGAAGAATCGCCGTCTCATGTTCCGCATCGAGGGCGCTCGTGGCTTCGTCGAGCACGAGCAGAGCGGGCTCCCTCAGCAGGGCGCGCGCCAGTCCCAAACGCTGCCGCTCGCCACCGGAGAGCATGGCGCCCCGATCACCGATGGGTGTGTCGAGCCCCTCCGGCAATAAATCCACGAACCGTGCCGACGCTGCGTCGAGGGCAGCGTGCATCGCCGCATCGCTGGCCCCGGGTTGCGCCCACTGCAGATTCTCGCGCACGGAGCCGGGAAAGAGAACCACATCCTGCGGAAGCAGACCAACGCGTGCGCGCCACGTGCGCAGGGCCTGATCGTCGAGGACAGCACCGTCGGCGCTCACGACCCCCTCCTGTGGACGCAGTAAGCCGATGATGAGATCCACGGCGGTGCTCTTGCCAGCTCCGGAAGGGCCAACGATGGCCGTCATGCGTCCGGCCGGGAGGTGGAAGGATCCGCACTGCATCGCGGCTCTGGTCGCACCTTCGTATTGGTATGTGACGTTGGCCAGCGCAACGGTCGGCGCGGCGGAGCCGTGCGCCACGCGCACGGGCAAGTCCGGGAGCGACTCCGAGTCCCGCTCGCTGGTCGCAATCATTTCCTGCAGCGCATCCCACGTGGCGAGCGATTCCTGGAGCGACTGCCACTGCATCTGTGCGGCCGCCACGCGCGGCACGAGCCGAGCGTAGATCGCGAGCAAGAGGAGAAGCGCGGCCGGTGAGAGACGCAGCACCGCAAGCGCCACATACACGATGACGCCAAGCATCACCGCGGAGCCAAGGCCAACCGCCGCTGCCGCGCGCGCGCGATGGGCGTCGAACTGCCGCGCACTCTGCGTGAGCGCATCGTCCAGTCGCGTGTAGTCGCCGATCGTGCGTCGTTCCGCCGCATAGCCCTTCACGGCTTTCATGCCGCCGATGATGTCCGTGGTCGCACGGAACAGCGCTTCGCCGAACGCCATTAACTGCGCCCCCTCAGCACGTCCCGGCGCTCGCAGCCACCGCAACAGGCCGAACAGCGCGAGCCCGGCCGCCACAACGAAGAGCGTCACGGGCCACGAGATTCGTAACGCAATCAGGAGCGACACACTCATCGCGAGTGCTTCCGCCAGCAGATGCAACAG
This portion of the Gemmatimonadota bacterium genome encodes:
- the ychF gene encoding redox-regulated ATPase YchF; translated protein: MLKLGIVGLPNVGKSSLFNALTAAKAEAANYPFCTVEPNVGMVEVPDSRLDALAVIVQPERTVPAVVQFVDIAGLVKGASQGEGLGNKFLTNIRETDAIVHVVRCFDDPDVTHVMGAVDPVRDREVIEFELALADLGSVEKRLEKSKRAARIGEKEAIAELPALEKANAALAEGKALWHVSLTDEERALLSTLQLLTLKPILYAANVTDAELAGDEGAYVTALRAAIAADHEPAEVVTFSAKIEGELADLAPDDRKEFLQSLGIESAGLDRLIRGGYHLLGLETYFTAGEKEVRAWTIHHGDTAPKAAAVIHTDFERGFIRAETVSYADFIANGGWKGAKEKGVVRSEGKEYIVQDGDVLLFRFNV
- a CDS encoding ABC transporter ATP-binding protein, translated to MSGPARVSLLEFAFAIWHRGRAAMLRSVLLLVLSALTEGAGLLLLVPMLAQAGVSLGSGPMDGMARRVGALLLSVGLPMSLPVVLAVTVVVLGVRTLLVQAESVQSARLAQQVVSQERQRLFRAIVSLPWPKFVRLRSADVVQALTVYTDNANAATRLLLHLLAEALAMSVSLLIALRISWPVTLFVVAAGLALFGLLRWLRAPGRAEGAQLMAFGEALFRATTDIIGGMKAVKGYAAERRTIGDYTRLDDALTQSARQFDAHRARAAAAVGLGSAVMLGVIVYVALAVLRLSPAALLLLLAIYARLVPRVAAAQMQWQSLQESLATWDALQEMIATSERDSESLPDLPVRVAHGSAAPTVALANVTYQYEGATRAAMQCGSFHLPAGRMTAIVGPSGAGKSTAVDLIIGLLRPQEGVVSADGAVLDDQALRTWRARVGLLPQDVVLFPGSVRENLQWAQPGASDAAMHAALDAASARFVDLLPEGLDTPIGDRGAMLSGGERQRLGLARALLREPALLVLDEATSALDAEHETAILQSLRALLPRMTVVIVSHRLRVARAADHVVVLDDGVVLAEGTWESVSATDERVRTLLAL